In Fibrobacter sp. UWB10, a single window of DNA contains:
- a CDS encoding carbohydrate binding domain-containing protein, which produces MMKRTLTAATVALLGFGVTATMAQPKAPRVVPYKFFDEQYRPGGFDYAYGGKSKGITITKDGGYKSKAALNIKLDPSEYSGASVCLYNETFDLNKFMLDSKLEFMIKGKKGGEAVKVGLLDEEVSDGKKTQVVLPMNKYIQGGAVTTDWKKVSIPLVDFPDRGLYWDNTRKSEFPARIDWDKIAEIRFSIDKSGASDFEIWVDNIEIVKGNKKAAPKKKVVYWDENNDVIDGPKNPEKLDGKAKPVKNGTFYDNQLKGFSYSYGGLSAQREADSKTQGNPNVLALYIDNNDWSGVTYSLGEGKYIDLSKVRNKGGLYFWIKGKLGGEKVYVGILDNQGNDIKSQTKISLNDWIEGSKVSKDWKLVKIPLKKFGDKGKAWDANKQAEVAKDVQWNKIQEIRFSVGKGENQGEPGKPAPVTIFVDQITFTENIDWVDPDIKWDNWKSKAPDVVISDFEGKFGKDNWEPSFGPKSKAEIEMPYKTSKLDGNSLYIKHFEMSDWVDFVLDFTKNGAAHDAKQRDWTNHWGIMFDVYSERAWQSITVQIGDAGNELFVSNTGVPRGRTTVIVPFRTFSKFPYYQPPNAKENGVFDLKNVVSLDFKPGGEGSNGSFEIDNIKLTNQKEVKAAQRPALVKVEVKGTGDVINPNISGGLFGINAALWDGDMLDNPKFKVQTAEYAKRINHGIIRYPGGLRADDDHWKEILDNHDWMVDTDEFLAWLKKTGSNAMFTVNFGSGTEKEAADWVKHTNIDKKAGIVYWEIGNEVYGNWHPYYEKYGKDGGTIYGKRARKFIEAMKKVDPTIKVAVLGVLDGQWNDNVLKETGDIADGLIVHHYPQHFGEENDFALLSAPQDLVPIYSRLHKVVDKWTSHFKKDKKIELWLTEWNSVDFNPGPQTISLENGLFVADYLAMLATENVDNAQYWDIHNDITPEGGDYGYLTRSAEECMNCPRPSYWAFQMASDALRGKLLKTEISGDKESLITTYYTENGKKKSLLVINKSPYSDYELKLNIPGFKGKATVQTLDRSTEKLKEGWANDPSKKAKKGVDVSKPIKVGKRTVTLITVE; this is translated from the coding sequence ATGATGAAGCGTACATTGACTGCCGCTACCGTCGCCCTCCTCGGCTTCGGTGTCACGGCTACAATGGCTCAGCCGAAAGCTCCGCGTGTAGTTCCTTACAAGTTCTTCGACGAACAGTATCGTCCGGGGGGCTTTGACTACGCTTACGGCGGCAAGAGCAAAGGTATCACCATCACTAAAGACGGCGGCTACAAGTCTAAGGCTGCCTTGAACATCAAGCTCGACCCGAGCGAATATTCGGGCGCTTCTGTTTGCTTGTACAACGAAACCTTCGACCTCAACAAGTTCATGCTCGACTCCAAGCTCGAATTCATGATCAAGGGTAAGAAGGGTGGCGAAGCCGTTAAGGTCGGCCTTTTGGATGAAGAAGTTTCTGACGGCAAGAAGACTCAGGTCGTTCTCCCGATGAACAAGTACATCCAGGGCGGTGCCGTGACGACGGATTGGAAGAAGGTTTCCATTCCTCTCGTGGACTTCCCGGACCGTGGTCTCTACTGGGACAACACCCGTAAGTCCGAATTCCCGGCTCGCATTGACTGGGACAAGATTGCTGAAATCCGCTTCTCTATCGACAAGAGCGGCGCTTCTGACTTTGAAATCTGGGTCGACAACATCGAAATCGTGAAGGGCAACAAGAAGGCCGCTCCGAAGAAGAAAGTTGTCTACTGGGATGAAAACAACGACGTCATTGACGGCCCGAAGAACCCCGAAAAGCTCGACGGCAAGGCTAAGCCTGTCAAGAACGGTACGTTCTACGATAACCAGCTCAAGGGCTTCAGCTACAGCTACGGTGGTCTCTCTGCCCAGCGCGAAGCTGACTCCAAGACTCAGGGCAACCCGAACGTGCTCGCCCTGTACATCGATAACAACGACTGGTCCGGCGTGACCTACTCTCTTGGCGAAGGCAAGTACATTGACCTCTCCAAGGTGCGCAACAAGGGCGGTCTCTACTTCTGGATCAAGGGTAAGCTCGGCGGCGAAAAGGTCTACGTGGGTATCCTCGACAACCAGGGTAATGACATCAAGAGCCAGACCAAGATCAGCCTGAACGACTGGATCGAAGGCTCCAAGGTCAGCAAGGACTGGAAGCTCGTTAAGATTCCTCTGAAGAAGTTCGGTGACAAGGGTAAGGCTTGGGACGCTAACAAGCAGGCCGAAGTTGCTAAGGACGTGCAGTGGAACAAGATTCAGGAAATCCGTTTCTCTGTGGGCAAGGGTGAAAACCAGGGCGAACCGGGCAAGCCGGCTCCTGTGACCATCTTCGTCGATCAGATTACCTTCACTGAAAATATTGACTGGGTTGACCCGGATATCAAGTGGGATAACTGGAAGTCCAAGGCTCCGGATGTCGTGATTTCTGACTTCGAAGGCAAGTTTGGCAAGGACAACTGGGAACCGTCTTTCGGTCCGAAGTCCAAGGCCGAAATCGAAATGCCGTACAAGACCTCCAAGCTCGACGGCAACAGCCTTTACATCAAGCACTTCGAAATGTCCGACTGGGTGGACTTCGTTCTTGACTTTACCAAGAACGGTGCCGCTCACGACGCTAAGCAGCGCGACTGGACGAACCACTGGGGCATCATGTTCGACGTTTACTCCGAACGTGCATGGCAGTCCATTACGGTTCAGATCGGTGACGCTGGCAACGAACTCTTCGTTTCCAACACCGGTGTACCTCGCGGTCGCACCACGGTGATCGTGCCGTTCCGCACGTTCTCCAAGTTCCCGTACTACCAGCCGCCTAACGCTAAGGAAAACGGCGTGTTCGACCTCAAGAACGTCGTTTCTCTCGACTTCAAACCGGGTGGAGAAGGTTCTAACGGTAGCTTCGAAATCGACAACATTAAGCTCACCAACCAGAAGGAAGTCAAGGCTGCTCAGCGTCCGGCTCTCGTGAAGGTTGAAGTTAAGGGTACCGGCGACGTGATCAACCCGAACATCTCGGGCGGCCTCTTCGGTATCAACGCTGCACTTTGGGATGGCGACATGCTCGACAATCCGAAGTTCAAGGTTCAGACTGCTGAATACGCCAAGCGCATCAACCACGGCATCATCCGTTATCCGGGTGGTCTCCGTGCCGATGACGACCACTGGAAGGAAATCCTCGACAACCACGACTGGATGGTCGATACCGACGAATTCCTCGCTTGGTTGAAGAAGACTGGTTCTAACGCCATGTTCACTGTGAACTTCGGTTCCGGCACTGAAAAGGAAGCCGCTGACTGGGTGAAGCACACGAACATCGACAAGAAGGCAGGCATCGTTTACTGGGAAATCGGTAACGAAGTCTATGGTAACTGGCACCCGTACTATGAAAAGTATGGTAAGGACGGCGGTACCATTTATGGTAAGCGCGCCCGTAAGTTCATCGAAGCCATGAAGAAGGTTGACCCGACTATTAAGGTCGCAGTCCTCGGCGTGCTCGATGGCCAGTGGAATGACAACGTGCTCAAGGAAACCGGCGACATTGCCGACGGTCTCATTGTTCACCACTATCCGCAGCACTTCGGTGAAGAAAACGACTTCGCCCTCCTCTCTGCTCCGCAGGACCTCGTTCCTATCTACAGCCGTCTCCATAAGGTTGTGGACAAGTGGACCAGCCACTTCAAGAAGGACAAGAAGATCGAACTCTGGCTCACCGAATGGAACTCCGTGGACTTCAACCCGGGTCCGCAGACCATCTCTCTCGAAAACGGTCTGTTCGTTGCTGACTACCTCGCTATGCTCGCCACTGAAAATGTGGACAACGCACAGTACTGGGATATCCACAACGATATCACTCCGGAAGGCGGTGACTACGGTTACCTGACCCGTTCTGCAGAAGAATGCATGAACTGCCCGCGTCCGAGCTACTGGGCATTCCAGATGGCTTCTGACGCTCTCCGCGGCAAGCTCCTCAAGACCGAAATCTCCGGTGACAAGGAATCGCTCATCACGACCTACTACACCGAAAACGGCAAGAAGAAGAGCCTCCTCGTGATTAACAAGAGCCCGTACAGCGACTACGAACTCAAGTTGAACATTCCTGGCTTCAAGGGCAAGGCCACTGTCCAGACGCTCGACCGCAGCACTGAAAAGCTGAAGGAAGGCTGGGCAAACGATCCGTCCAAGAAGGCCAAGAAGGGTGTTGACGTGAGCAAGCCGATCAAGGTCGGCAAGCGCACTGTCACCCTCATCACGGTGGAATAA
- a CDS encoding pyridoxamine kinase: protein MYRRVLTIQDISCFGQCSLTVALPIISACGVETAVLPSAILSTHTGGFTGWTFQDLTKEMLPISEHWRVADIRFDAFYTGYLGSIEQINMVQHIMDTNGVDGAIRVVDPAMADNGALYPGFNMEFVAAMKDLCAHADVLLPNMTEACMLTDTEYSENIDRETVEMLCKKLCALGTKSVVLTGVGFRAGYTGVMLYDGKDFNYYEHKKITKGFNGTGDCYASAFVGAMLRGRSMVDAARIAADFVLECIEKTYEDKFHWYGVKFELALPSLIKNLADE, encoded by the coding sequence ATGTACAGGCGAGTCCTTACGATTCAAGATATTTCGTGCTTTGGACAGTGCTCCCTCACGGTGGCACTGCCGATTATTTCTGCGTGCGGTGTCGAGACGGCGGTGTTGCCGTCGGCGATTCTTTCGACCCATACGGGCGGCTTTACGGGCTGGACATTCCAGGACCTGACTAAAGAAATGTTGCCGATTAGCGAGCACTGGCGCGTGGCTGATATCCGCTTCGATGCTTTCTATACCGGTTATCTGGGTTCTATCGAGCAAATCAACATGGTTCAGCACATTATGGACACCAACGGTGTCGATGGTGCGATTCGGGTGGTAGACCCTGCCATGGCTGACAACGGGGCGCTTTACCCCGGCTTTAACATGGAATTTGTCGCTGCCATGAAGGATTTGTGCGCCCATGCCGATGTTTTGCTCCCGAACATGACCGAAGCTTGTATGCTCACCGATACAGAGTATAGCGAAAACATTGACCGCGAAACGGTCGAAATGCTGTGCAAAAAGCTCTGCGCATTGGGCACCAAGTCGGTGGTGCTGACCGGTGTCGGGTTCCGCGCGGGATACACGGGCGTGATGCTTTACGACGGTAAGGATTTCAATTACTACGAACACAAGAAGATTACCAAGGGCTTTAACGGCACGGGTGACTGCTATGCCTCGGCATTTGTGGGTGCTATGCTCCGTGGCCGTTCCATGGTCGATGCAGCCCGAATTGCGGCTGACTTTGTGTTGGAATGTATCGAAAAAACGTACGAAGACAAGTTTCACTGGTATGGAGTCAAGTTTGAACTTGCGCTCCCGAGCTTGATTAAAAATTTAGCAGACGAGTAG
- a CDS encoding thioredoxin domain-containing protein, with amino-acid sequence MKRLPIVALAVCFAGLVACNQASAGGSFNQQARLDNLEKDFKQVKEEFEIIKYALDKRGISLEQARAEMEADNKVWDIPDEDSPVFGNTKNPKLTIVEFTEFQCPYCSRIAPVMKELNEKYPDKIKFVYKHFPLSFHSNARSAAASSIAAHKQGKFWEYRYALAPHSRELGDSIYVEVAKQIGLNVEQFKKDMVLDSAMNARIDKDFQLGTEVGVQGTPNFYINGKRQDRFSPDLVEKLLKEAK; translated from the coding sequence ATGAAACGTCTCCCCATTGTTGCTCTCGCAGTATGTTTCGCTGGTCTCGTTGCCTGCAATCAGGCTTCCGCCGGCGGTTCGTTCAACCAGCAGGCCAGGCTTGATAACCTCGAAAAGGATTTCAAGCAGGTCAAGGAAGAATTCGAAATCATCAAGTATGCCCTCGACAAGCGCGGCATCTCCCTGGAACAGGCCCGCGCCGAAATGGAAGCGGACAACAAGGTTTGGGACATCCCCGACGAAGACAGCCCGGTCTTTGGTAACACCAAGAACCCGAAGCTCACCATTGTTGAATTTACCGAATTCCAGTGCCCGTACTGCTCCCGTATCGCTCCGGTCATGAAGGAACTCAACGAAAAGTATCCGGACAAGATCAAGTTCGTGTACAAGCACTTCCCGCTCAGCTTCCACTCCAACGCCCGCTCTGCAGCAGCCTCTTCTATCGCAGCACACAAGCAGGGCAAGTTCTGGGAATACCGCTACGCCCTCGCTCCGCATAGCCGCGAACTCGGTGATTCCATCTATGTCGAAGTGGCCAAGCAGATTGGTTTGAACGTGGAACAGTTCAAGAAGGACATGGTTCTCGATTCTGCCATGAACGCCCGTATCGACAAGGACTTCCAGCTCGGTACCGAAGTCGGCGTGCAGGGTACTCCGAACTTCTACATCAACGGCAAGCGTCAGGACCGTTTCAGCCCGGACCTCGTCGAAAAGCTCCTCAAGGAAGCCAAGTAA
- the glgB gene encoding 1,4-alpha-glucan branching protein GlgB — MEWNDFTSLTSEDMRAIWDFNTKDPFSILGLHPLNTDRGVKTVIRTYQPQASFIRGESCDGEFEFDFMKLGNTGFFEAILDKEYEPFFYNLVIRQDDGNEYTLTDPYAFLPVLSDFDRHLITSGTHYELYRKLGANLVEHQGFKGVHFAVWAPNAHAVSVVGSFNSWDGRRHQMRMLGSTGIWEIFIPNIGEGELYRFEIHGADGNLHVKVDPLAKLSEVRPATASITTHLDGYEWGDDLYMTTHWATKVFGSPMNIYEVHAGSWRRDPANPDRFLNWDELAETLIPYLKEMGYTHVEFLPLAEHPLDESWGYQVTGYYSPTSRYGTPDQFRHFVDLCHQNEIGVIVDWVPAHFPKDAHALGRFDGTACYEHADPRQGEHPHWGTYIFNLGRNEVKNFLIANAMYWLKEFHCDGLRVDAVASMLYLDYGKGPGQWVPNKDGGNINYDTLEFLKHLNSIMGRLTPHAILIAEESTSFPSITRPPEQGGLGFHYKWNMGWMNDFLSYIQHEPVHRKYHHNQLTFSMVYAYSENFIQVFSHDEVVHGKGSMLGKMPGDNWQKFANLRLTYAFQYAHPGKKLNFMGNDFGQFREWNEKRSLDWHLISWDSHGKLLQMMKVLNHLYKENAPFWEIDHYYTGFEWIWCDDADNSIVSFVRKDDHGNEILCVFNFTPVVRNDYRLGAPTRGKWKEIFNTDAAMFGGSNVGNFGEVWTQDIPWQNRQWSLNIKLPPLAAVYFRLER; from the coding sequence ATGGAATGGAATGACTTCACGAGCTTGACTTCGGAAGACATGCGTGCCATTTGGGATTTTAATACAAAGGATCCTTTTTCAATTTTGGGTTTGCATCCGCTGAATACGGACCGCGGCGTGAAGACGGTGATTCGCACTTACCAGCCGCAGGCAAGTTTTATTCGTGGTGAATCTTGCGACGGCGAGTTCGAGTTCGACTTCATGAAGCTTGGTAACACAGGATTTTTCGAAGCCATTCTCGACAAGGAATACGAACCTTTCTTTTATAACTTGGTCATTCGCCAAGACGACGGCAACGAATACACGCTGACCGACCCGTATGCATTCCTCCCTGTACTTAGTGACTTTGACCGCCACTTGATTACGAGCGGCACGCACTATGAACTGTACCGCAAACTGGGCGCAAACCTTGTAGAACACCAGGGCTTTAAAGGCGTACACTTTGCCGTTTGGGCTCCGAACGCCCACGCGGTCTCCGTGGTCGGCAGCTTTAACAGCTGGGACGGCCGCCGCCACCAGATGCGCATGCTCGGCAGCACCGGCATTTGGGAAATCTTTATTCCGAACATTGGCGAAGGCGAACTCTACCGCTTCGAAATTCATGGTGCCGACGGCAACCTGCACGTGAAGGTGGACCCACTTGCGAAGCTCAGCGAAGTCCGACCGGCAACCGCCTCCATTACCACTCACCTCGACGGCTACGAATGGGGCGACGACCTTTACATGACCACGCATTGGGCAACCAAGGTCTTCGGTTCGCCCATGAACATTTACGAAGTCCACGCCGGCTCTTGGCGTCGCGACCCCGCAAATCCGGACCGATTCTTGAACTGGGACGAACTTGCAGAAACCTTGATTCCTTACCTCAAGGAAATGGGCTACACCCACGTGGAATTCTTGCCGCTTGCCGAACACCCGCTCGATGAATCTTGGGGCTACCAGGTGACTGGTTACTATTCCCCCACGAGCCGCTACGGCACACCCGACCAGTTCCGCCACTTTGTGGACCTCTGCCACCAGAACGAAATCGGCGTGATTGTGGACTGGGTTCCGGCACACTTTCCGAAAGACGCCCACGCTCTCGGACGTTTCGACGGCACCGCCTGTTACGAACATGCCGACCCGCGCCAGGGTGAACACCCGCACTGGGGCACCTACATCTTTAACCTGGGCCGTAACGAAGTCAAGAACTTCCTCATTGCTAACGCCATGTACTGGCTCAAGGAATTCCACTGCGACGGCCTGCGCGTCGACGCCGTGGCATCGATGCTTTACCTCGACTACGGTAAGGGCCCCGGCCAGTGGGTGCCGAACAAAGACGGCGGCAACATCAACTACGATACGCTCGAATTCCTGAAGCACCTGAACAGCATCATGGGTCGACTCACGCCGCATGCGATTTTAATTGCCGAAGAATCCACTAGTTTCCCGAGCATTACGCGTCCGCCTGAGCAGGGCGGCCTCGGATTCCACTACAAGTGGAACATGGGCTGGATGAATGACTTCCTCAGCTACATTCAGCACGAACCGGTTCACCGTAAGTACCACCACAACCAGTTGACTTTCAGCATGGTGTACGCTTACAGCGAAAACTTCATTCAGGTGTTCAGCCACGACGAAGTGGTGCACGGCAAGGGTTCAATGCTTGGCAAGATGCCGGGCGACAACTGGCAGAAGTTTGCAAACCTCCGCCTCACCTACGCCTTCCAGTATGCGCATCCGGGCAAGAAGCTCAACTTCATGGGCAACGATTTCGGTCAGTTCCGCGAATGGAACGAAAAGCGCTCCCTCGACTGGCACTTGATCAGCTGGGATAGCCACGGCAAGCTCTTGCAGATGATGAAGGTTCTGAACCACCTGTACAAGGAAAACGCCCCGTTCTGGGAAATCGACCACTACTACACAGGCTTTGAATGGATCTGGTGCGACGATGCCGACAATTCCATCGTAAGCTTCGTGCGTAAGGATGACCACGGGAATGAAATCCTTTGCGTGTTCAACTTCACGCCGGTGGTTCGCAACGACTACCGCCTAGGCGCTCCGACTCGCGGCAAGTGGAAAGAAATCTTCAACACTGATGCAGCCATGTTTGGCGGCTCTAACGTAGGCAACTTCGGCGAAGTCTGGACGCAGGACATTCCGTGGCAGAATCGCCAGTGGAGCCTGAATATCAAGCTTCCGCCGCTTGCTGCCGTGTACTTCCGCCTGGAACGATAG
- a CDS encoding peptide chain release factor 3, with protein sequence MNAEIEKRRTFAIVSHPDAGKTTITEKFLWYGNVIREAGHVRAKANRSYTVSDWMKIEQQRGISVSSSVLNFPFEGCMFNLVDTPGHQDFCEDTYRALTAVDAALVLIDSVNGVEKQTIKLMDVCRMRHTPIITFINKMDLDGRHVLDLLDEIESILKIKVAPFTLPIGVGKLFKGVYSIAENTFHTFNKEEGHQEIIQMEGPDDPRLVEMCGENWVAQFKEEYEMVTGAMDPFDHEKFLKGEMCPVFFGSAVNNFGVRQLLNAFAKLAPPPMVRETDKRPVSPDENDFSAFVFKIQANMDPKHRDRTAFLRICSGSFTRGEKVYHVRTGREIRLAAPTAFLAKDKEVIDHAWAGDIVGINDPGLFRIGDTLTDGEKINFTGIPDFAPEHFARVTLLNPLKSKQMAKGLAELSEEGATQLYEPLKSAIPVIGVVGELQFDVLKFRLQSEYGADVSLDRVPAHGIRWVSGPEKDVAKFAEEYAMDCMMDKERNLVCLFPNEYRLNLAIKNYKNLTFAATSQG encoded by the coding sequence ATGAACGCAGAAATCGAAAAACGCCGCACTTTTGCTATTGTCAGTCACCCTGACGCGGGTAAGACCACCATCACCGAAAAGTTCCTGTGGTACGGAAACGTGATTCGCGAAGCGGGCCACGTGCGCGCCAAGGCAAACCGCAGCTATACGGTGAGTGACTGGATGAAGATTGAACAGCAGCGTGGTATTTCGGTTTCGAGTTCCGTGCTGAATTTCCCGTTCGAAGGTTGCATGTTCAACCTGGTCGATACCCCGGGGCACCAGGACTTCTGCGAAGACACCTACCGCGCCCTGACCGCCGTCGATGCCGCCCTCGTGCTTATTGATAGCGTGAACGGTGTAGAAAAGCAGACGATCAAGCTCATGGATGTGTGCCGCATGCGCCATACGCCGATCATCACGTTCATCAACAAGATGGACTTGGATGGCCGCCATGTGCTCGACCTGCTCGACGAAATCGAAAGCATTTTGAAAATCAAGGTTGCCCCTTTTACGCTCCCGATTGGCGTGGGTAAGCTGTTCAAGGGCGTGTATTCCATCGCTGAAAACACCTTCCACACCTTCAATAAAGAAGAAGGCCATCAGGAAATCATCCAGATGGAAGGCCCGGACGATCCGCGCCTTGTAGAAATGTGCGGCGAAAACTGGGTCGCCCAGTTCAAGGAAGAATACGAAATGGTGACCGGTGCCATGGATCCGTTCGACCACGAAAAGTTCCTGAAGGGTGAAATGTGCCCCGTGTTCTTCGGTTCTGCGGTGAATAACTTCGGTGTGCGTCAGCTGTTGAACGCTTTTGCAAAACTTGCGCCGCCTCCGATGGTGCGCGAAACCGATAAGCGCCCGGTGAGCCCCGACGAAAACGACTTTAGTGCCTTCGTGTTCAAGATTCAGGCCAATATGGACCCCAAGCACCGCGACCGTACGGCATTCCTGCGCATTTGCTCGGGCAGCTTTACCCGTGGAGAAAAGGTTTATCATGTGCGCACTGGCCGCGAAATCCGCTTGGCTGCCCCGACGGCATTCCTCGCGAAGGACAAGGAAGTGATTGACCACGCCTGGGCAGGCGACATCGTGGGTATCAACGACCCGGGCCTGTTCCGCATCGGCGATACCTTGACCGACGGCGAAAAAATCAACTTTACCGGCATCCCGGACTTTGCTCCGGAACACTTCGCCCGCGTAACGCTTTTGAACCCGCTTAAGTCTAAGCAGATGGCGAAGGGCCTTGCCGAACTGAGCGAAGAAGGCGCAACCCAGCTGTACGAACCGCTCAAGTCTGCCATCCCTGTGATTGGCGTGGTGGGTGAGTTGCAGTTTGACGTGCTCAAGTTCCGCCTGCAGAGCGAATACGGCGCCGATGTGTCGCTGGACCGAGTGCCCGCTCACGGCATCCGCTGGGTGTCTGGCCCCGAAAAGGATGTGGCCAAGTTCGCCGAAGAATACGCGATGGACTGCATGATGGACAAGGAACGCAACCTCGTTTGCCTGTTCCCGAACGAATACCGCCTGAACCTCGCCATCAAGAATTACAAGAACCTGACCTTCGCCGCCACTTCGCAGGGGTAA
- a CDS encoding acyl-CoA thioesterase: protein MAIAMEETVDPMQFTQVFKVTPEMIDDNHHFNNVWSVQWIQDIAIAHSDSVGGTQLMRDLGAGWMIHVQHVEYKNQAFLGDEIRGTTWVAAYGKVASLRKCRFERVSDGKVIFESETQWVLVDMKRGRPMAISDEMKRLYVGH from the coding sequence ATGGCAATTGCGATGGAAGAAACGGTTGACCCGATGCAGTTTACGCAGGTGTTCAAGGTAACGCCTGAGATGATTGACGACAACCACCATTTCAACAATGTGTGGTCGGTGCAGTGGATACAGGATATCGCGATTGCCCATTCCGATTCCGTGGGCGGTACGCAGCTGATGCGTGACCTGGGTGCTGGCTGGATGATTCACGTGCAGCACGTGGAATACAAGAACCAGGCTTTCCTCGGCGATGAAATTCGCGGAACCACGTGGGTGGCTGCCTACGGTAAAGTGGCCAGCTTACGCAAATGCCGTTTTGAACGCGTCTCTGACGGCAAGGTGATTTTTGAATCGGAAACCCAGTGGGTGCTTGTCGACATGAAACGCGGCCGTCCCATGGCCATTTCCGACGAAATGAAACGCCTGTACGTCGGACACTAG